A genomic window from Coccinella septempunctata chromosome 9, icCocSept1.1, whole genome shotgun sequence includes:
- the LOC123320181 gene encoding uncharacterized protein LOC123320181, with protein sequence MEMYSLYRAWLHFGTTGLTPGFQNVHPLQHATPGANQPPSAPDVSLQVGPGMTHFSAHKAILSAHSGYFKAALVNHTDLEPISVPNVNVDEFSHLLTFMYTGYLDLNIRNIYNILLATHILHMPAALEICRSFLLHAQNNADLRTNVIKPIASRKALAPTQPIYAPNNTAALPKSEDTPFTLVVRQPEKLLDEGPTLASTSKECREKEIAASSSTHSRRTDKRCGDKGRTKRRSDTCNSKVIIDVACCDGPVRFHRVVNKNYGLTEGAENRPEAQQDVNPNDAMNKAMAENIRDKPSAAGDENAAGGNELFTCLYCNHTFKSQYCYQKHARRHLNPVGVEAKAVTTKELKREVKLLDMNVQYYPCKTCGSKFPSYYFVHKHRKMCHAEEMADLNHRNNEIVLEEGDAASSSSSIDVEALNSDGS encoded by the exons ATGGAAATGTACTCCCTCTACCGCGCCTGGCTGCACTTCGGCACCACGGGCCTTACGCCCGGCTTCCAGAACGTCCACCCCCTCCAACATGCAACACCGGGCGCCAACCAGCCGCCCAGCGCTCCCGACGTCTCCCTCCAGGTCGGACCCGGCATGACGCACTTCTCGGCGCACAAGGCCATCCTGTCCGCCCACAGCGGATACTTCAAGGCCGCCCTGGTCAACCACACGG ATTTGGAACCGATCTCGGTGCCCAACGTCAACGTCGACGAGTTCTCCCACCTCCTGACCTTCATGTACACCGGCTACCTCGACCTCAACATCCGCAACATCTACAACATCCTCCTGGCCACCCACATCCTCCACATGCCGGCCGCCCTGGAGATATGCCGCTCGTTCCTGCTCCACGCCCAGAACAACGCGGACCTACGCACCAACGTCATCAAGCCGATAGCCAGCAGGAAGGCCCTGGCGCCCACCCAGCCGATCTACGCACCCAACAACACCGCCGCCCTGCCCAAATCGGAGGATACGCCGTTCACGCTGGTCGTGCGTCAGCCGGAGAAGCTCCTAGACGAAGGTCCCACTTTGGCGTCCACCTCCAAGGAGTGCCGGGAGAAGGAGATCGCTGCTTCCTCGTCCACCCACTCGAGGAGGACCGACAAGAGATGCGGGGACAAGGGTAGGACCAAGAGGCGATCGGACACGTGCAATTCCAAGGTTATAATAGACGTGGCCTGCTGCGACGGGCCGGTGAGGTTCCACAGGGTCGTGAACAAGAACTACGGACTCACAGAGGGCGCTGAGAACCGCCCGGAGGCCCAACAAGACGTCAACCCCAACGACGCGATGAACAAGGCGATGGCCGAGAACATCAGGGACAAACCGTCGGCTGCGGGAGACGAGAACGCGGCCGGCGGCAACGAGCTCTTCACCTGCCTCTACTGCAACCACACGTTCAAGTCGCAGTACTGCTATCAGAAGCACGCGCGCAGGCACCTGAACCCGGTCGGCGTGGAGGCCAAGGCGGTCACCACCAAGGAGCTGAAGCGGGAGGTGAAGCTGCTCGACATGAACGTGCAGTATTACCCGTGCAAGACGTGCGGTTCAAAGTTCCCCAGCTACTACTTCGTGCACAAGCACAGGAAGATGTGCCACGCGGAGGAGATGGCCGACCTGAACCACAGGAACAACGAGATCGTGCTGGAGGAGGGGGACGCGGCCAGCTCGAGCAGTTCCATCGACGTGGAAGCATTGAATTCCGACGGTTCCTAA